In Arthrobacter sp. B3I9, the following are encoded in one genomic region:
- a CDS encoding HAD family hydrolase encodes MIDSPAVGGGLTAQGLGLVRGVLFDIDDTLVDLEFAMTAALRDVSEHLLPDLDQAGWERFGRIFTRETTHFYDRYLAGELTFNEQRLLRGRAALSHFGVELEDGETAHHWVTSYASRQHGYIRAFDDVPPLLDALDAAGVPYGAVSNNVHDYQRVKLDAAGLQRIGVLVGTDTLGVPKPDPAIYLEGVRRLGTGAGDTLYVGDNRLLDAEGSTAAGLLGVWLDRGGEPAPDYAGPKVSSLHELRERLGLLPPA; translated from the coding sequence ATGATCGACTCTCCAGCGGTCGGCGGCGGCCTCACGGCGCAGGGCCTGGGCCTGGTCCGCGGGGTCCTGTTCGACATTGACGACACCCTGGTGGACCTCGAATTCGCGATGACGGCCGCCCTGCGGGACGTCAGCGAGCACCTCCTGCCCGACCTGGACCAGGCCGGGTGGGAAAGGTTCGGGCGGATCTTCACGCGCGAGACGACGCATTTCTATGACCGCTACCTTGCGGGCGAGCTGACGTTCAACGAGCAGCGGCTGCTGCGCGGACGGGCGGCCCTCAGCCACTTCGGCGTCGAACTGGAAGACGGCGAGACGGCGCACCACTGGGTCACGTCCTACGCCAGCCGCCAGCACGGCTACATCCGGGCCTTCGACGACGTCCCGCCGCTGCTGGACGCCCTGGACGCGGCCGGCGTCCCGTACGGCGCCGTAAGCAACAACGTCCACGACTACCAGCGGGTCAAGCTGGACGCCGCCGGCCTGCAGCGGATCGGCGTGCTGGTGGGAACGGACACGCTCGGGGTTCCGAAGCCGGATCCGGCCATCTACCTGGAGGGAGTGCGCCGGCTCGGAACCGGCGCGGGGGACACCCTCTACGTCGGCGACAACCGGCTCCTCGACGCGGAGGGCTCGACGGCGGCAGGCCTGCTGGGCGTCTGGCTGGACCGCGGCGGCGAGCCCGCGCCGGACTACGCCGGGCCCAAGGTGAGCTCCCTGCACGAACTCCGCGAGCGGCTCGGACTGCTTCCGCCAGCGTGA
- a CDS encoding DUF1697 domain-containing protein yields MNSYAVFLRGINVGGINIKMAELKDALKTRPFSGIKTLLASGNVVLASELPQAEVKAEFEACLRETFGYDAWVVVLKADRVAELVAACPYPADDASTHTYVTLASDPAALTELYDAGTALDGTELTRLGPEALAWLAPAGGTLDSPFSKLSAKPKYKSATTTRNLRTMIKVREAAEGLARS; encoded by the coding sequence ATGAACAGCTATGCGGTGTTCCTCCGCGGCATTAACGTGGGCGGGATCAACATCAAGATGGCCGAGCTCAAGGACGCTTTGAAGACCCGGCCCTTTTCAGGCATCAAGACGCTCCTTGCCAGCGGCAACGTCGTATTGGCCAGTGAGCTTCCGCAGGCGGAGGTGAAAGCCGAATTCGAGGCCTGCCTCCGGGAAACCTTCGGCTACGACGCGTGGGTAGTGGTCCTGAAGGCAGACCGGGTGGCGGAACTGGTGGCGGCCTGCCCCTACCCCGCGGATGACGCTTCCACCCACACCTACGTAACGCTCGCCTCGGATCCAGCCGCCCTTACGGAACTCTACGACGCCGGCACCGCCTTGGACGGGACGGAACTCACCCGTCTGGGGCCGGAAGCCCTGGCATGGCTTGCCCCCGCCGGCGGCACGCTGGACAGCCCGTTCAGCAAACTCTCCGCAAAACCGAAGTACAAGTCCGCCACCACCACCCGGAACCTGCGCACCATGATCAAAGTCCGCGAGGCTGCCGAGGGCCTGGCCCGGTCCTAG
- a CDS encoding HNH endonuclease signature motif containing protein, producing the protein MDGNREPEVVRAAGGNLERRGAGSGAATADAARLLASASPSLPEDDGPAGLDGGPDSRGVDEAALGDDGAALIDELRKLEDQKSAITARQARIAVAFDQVQRRAQRAAGVPEAELGAGVAAQIALARRESPARGSRHLGLAKALVTEMPHTLAALETGQLSEWHATLIVRETACLPAADRTAVDEELAADTGTFTGAGDRAIIAAARAAAYRRDPRSVTERASHAATERHVSLRPAPDTMCYLTAQLPVAEGVAVYAALTRHADTARAAGDPRTRGQLMSDALVERTTGTPGGISGIEIQLVMTDRTLLQGDSEPARLPGYGIVPAGWARKLIKGEGTAHGTKRQGTGRQGNGGPCAGGPDAGSTDTESAGAGTRSPGTLADPDPALQTWLRRLYTAPGTGDLVAMDSRARLFPAGLRRFLQARDDTCRTPYCDAPIRHMDHILPWAEGGPTTAANGAGLCEACNHTKEIPGWTSRPRPGPANPNEPGQRHTLEVTTPTGHKYHSTAPPLPSVSLSGTRLNGTAPGRGGMTERTPATQEPAISHDLHDLHDLHDLSDVAAAFHRKGQRHRAKARKRLRHLAQPAA; encoded by the coding sequence ATGGACGGCAATCGAGAGCCCGAAGTGGTTCGAGCAGCTGGCGGCAACCTTGAACGCCGCGGCGCTGGAAGCGGCGCAGCAACTGCTGATGCCGCCCGCCTGCTCGCTAGCGCCAGCCCTTCGCTTCCTGAGGACGACGGCCCCGCCGGCCTTGACGGCGGACCGGACAGCCGCGGCGTTGATGAAGCGGCGTTGGGCGATGACGGGGCAGCGTTGATTGATGAGCTCCGGAAACTCGAGGACCAGAAGTCCGCCATCACTGCGCGGCAAGCGAGGATCGCGGTCGCCTTTGACCAGGTCCAGCGGCGCGCCCAGCGCGCGGCGGGCGTCCCCGAAGCCGAGCTCGGGGCCGGGGTCGCGGCGCAGATCGCGCTCGCCCGGCGCGAATCGCCGGCCCGCGGCTCCCGGCACCTGGGCCTCGCGAAGGCCCTCGTGACCGAGATGCCGCACACCCTCGCCGCGCTCGAGACCGGGCAGCTCAGCGAATGGCACGCCACCCTGATCGTGCGCGAAACCGCCTGCCTGCCCGCCGCCGACCGGACTGCTGTGGACGAGGAGCTCGCCGCCGACACCGGCACCTTCACCGGCGCCGGGGACCGCGCCATCATCGCCGCGGCCCGCGCCGCCGCCTACCGCCGGGACCCCCGCTCCGTCACTGAACGGGCCAGCCACGCCGCTACCGAGCGGCACGTCAGCCTCCGCCCGGCACCGGACACCATGTGCTACCTGACCGCCCAGCTGCCGGTCGCCGAAGGCGTCGCCGTCTACGCAGCCCTGACCCGGCACGCCGACACCGCCCGCGCCGCCGGGGACCCCCGCACCCGGGGCCAGCTGATGTCCGATGCCCTGGTCGAACGGACCACCGGCACCCCCGGCGGGATCAGCGGCATCGAGATCCAGCTCGTGATGACCGACCGCACCCTCCTCCAGGGCGACAGCGAACCCGCCAGGCTCCCCGGCTACGGCATCGTCCCCGCCGGCTGGGCCCGGAAGCTGATCAAAGGCGAAGGCACCGCCCACGGCACCAAACGCCAGGGCACCGGACGTCAGGGCAACGGAGGTCCGTGCGCCGGAGGTCCGGACGCCGGGAGTACCGACACAGAAAGCGCCGGCGCAGGCACGAGGAGCCCCGGCACTCTAGCGGACCCCGACCCGGCCCTGCAGACCTGGCTCAGGCGGCTTTACACCGCGCCCGGCACCGGAGACCTCGTCGCGATGGACTCCCGCGCCCGACTCTTCCCCGCCGGACTCCGCCGCTTCCTCCAAGCCAGGGATGACACCTGCCGCACCCCGTACTGCGACGCCCCGATCCGGCACATGGACCACATCCTCCCCTGGGCCGAAGGAGGACCAACCACCGCGGCCAACGGAGCCGGCCTCTGCGAAGCCTGCAACCACACCAAGGAAATCCCCGGCTGGACAAGCCGCCCCCGACCCGGACCCGCCAACCCGAACGAACCCGGGCAGCGGCACACCCTCGAAGTCACCACCCCCACCGGCCACAAATACCACTCCACCGCGCCACCCCTACCCAGCGTGTCGCTGAGTGGAACGCGGCTGAACGGCACAGCGCCGGGCAGAGGGGGTATGACCGAGCGAACGCCCGCGACCCAGGAGCCGGCTATCTCGCACGACCTGCACGACTTGCACGACCTGCACGACCTGTCTGATGTCGCCGCGGCATTCCACCGGAAGGGACAGCGGCATCGGGCAAAAGCACGAAAACGTCTACGCCACCTAGCGCAACCGGCGGCCTGA
- the gltX gene encoding glutamate--tRNA ligase — translation MTTPAAPDAVPSSAPVAVTSEVTAETPVRVRFCPSPTGTPHVGLIRTALFNWAHARHTKGTFVFRIEDTDAARDSEESYQQLLEALKWLGISWEEGVEVGGPHEPYRQSQRLDLYKDVVAKLLDAGYAYEAYSTPEEVEARHRAAGRDPKLGYDNFDRNLSAEQVAAYKAEGRQPVLRMRMPDEDVTFTDMVRGDITFKAGSIPDYVIVRADGSPLYTLVNPVDDALMGITHVLRGEDLLSSTPRQVVLIRALMDIGVASYLPVFGHLPYVMGEGNKKLSKRDPQSNLFLLRDRGFIPEGLLNYLSLLGWSLSADEDIFTVEQLIEHFDVHDVLANPARFDIKKAEAINGTHIRMLAPEDFRGRLVPYLQAAELVGESLTARQEEILAEAAPLIQERISLLGEAPEMLAFLFKADDAIDVADDARKGLPENLAEVLDAALAALQPIEDWTAETIQVALKEALVEGLGVKPRLAFGPVRTAVSGRRISPPLFESMVILGKDSSLARLRAFRG, via the coding sequence ATGACTACTCCTGCCGCGCCCGACGCCGTCCCCAGTTCCGCCCCTGTTGCAGTGACCAGTGAAGTCACCGCCGAGACCCCGGTCCGTGTCCGGTTCTGCCCTTCGCCGACCGGCACGCCGCACGTGGGCCTGATCCGCACGGCCCTCTTCAACTGGGCCCACGCGCGCCACACCAAGGGCACGTTCGTGTTCCGGATCGAGGATACGGATGCCGCGCGCGACTCGGAGGAGAGCTACCAGCAGCTGCTTGAAGCCCTGAAGTGGCTCGGCATCAGCTGGGAAGAGGGCGTTGAGGTGGGCGGCCCGCATGAGCCGTACCGGCAGTCGCAGCGCCTGGACCTCTACAAGGATGTGGTCGCCAAGCTGCTTGACGCCGGCTACGCGTACGAGGCGTACTCCACGCCGGAGGAAGTCGAGGCCCGCCACCGCGCCGCGGGGCGCGACCCGAAACTCGGCTACGACAACTTTGACCGGAACCTTTCGGCCGAGCAGGTCGCCGCGTACAAGGCCGAGGGCCGCCAGCCGGTGCTCCGGATGCGGATGCCGGATGAGGACGTCACCTTCACGGACATGGTCCGCGGCGACATCACCTTCAAGGCCGGCAGCATCCCGGACTACGTGATTGTCCGCGCGGACGGTTCGCCGCTGTACACCCTGGTCAACCCGGTGGACGACGCCCTGATGGGCATCACGCACGTGCTCCGCGGCGAGGACCTGCTCTCCTCCACCCCGCGCCAGGTGGTGCTGATCCGCGCGCTGATGGACATCGGCGTCGCGAGCTACCTGCCCGTCTTCGGGCACCTTCCCTACGTCATGGGCGAGGGCAACAAGAAGCTGTCCAAGCGCGACCCGCAGTCCAACCTGTTCCTGCTCCGGGACCGCGGCTTCATCCCCGAGGGCCTGCTGAACTACCTCTCGCTACTGGGCTGGAGCCTCTCCGCCGACGAGGACATCTTCACGGTCGAGCAGCTGATCGAGCACTTCGATGTCCACGACGTGCTCGCGAACCCGGCCCGCTTCGACATCAAGAAGGCCGAGGCCATCAACGGCACCCACATCCGGATGCTCGCTCCGGAGGATTTCCGCGGCCGCCTCGTGCCGTACCTGCAGGCGGCCGAACTCGTGGGGGAGAGCCTCACGGCCCGCCAGGAGGAGATCCTGGCCGAAGCGGCGCCGCTGATCCAGGAGCGGATCTCGCTGCTCGGGGAAGCCCCCGAAATGCTGGCGTTCCTGTTCAAGGCCGACGACGCGATCGACGTCGCTGACGACGCCCGCAAGGGACTGCCGGAAAACCTGGCGGAGGTCCTCGACGCCGCCCTCGCCGCGCTGCAGCCCATTGAGGACTGGACCGCGGAAACCATCCAGGTTGCCCTGAAGGAAGCGCTCGTGGAAGGCCTCGGCGTCAAGCCGCGGCTCGCCTTCGGGCCGGTCCGCACCGCCGTGTCCGGCCGGCGGATCTCCCCGCCGCTGTTCGAATCCATGGTCATTCTTGGCAAGGATTCCTCACTGGCCCGCCTGCGGGCCTTCCGCGGCTGA
- a CDS encoding GTPase, translating to MSRHSTAREASRLERRLEALNDALGLAAGALPEETLEEACHVIDRAGSRRSLSAEHTVVGFFGATGSGKSSLFNAVSGAEIATAAARRPTTSEPLAGIWGADGSEPLLDWLDVRNRHHAAPVAGFADEGTGLILLDLPDFDSTRAANREIVQRMVGLVDVLVWVLDPQKYADAAVHNDFLAPLATHGAVTLVVLNQIDRLPDHEVRPVLESLQGILARDGLGKVQVLGASAVAGTGVDKVRAAIRSVAVQRQALSQRLAADVTRAAARVEEASGAGEPAGIKPASRARLTQELAIAANVPLVVDAVVRSYRQEAARRTGWPVTRWLVRFRPDPLRRLNLRRDGARPELNRTSLPPAGAPERARTDAAVREFADAASDGAPGPWRAVLRGAAREGREQLPDALDQAIASTDLKAGRKSWWWTVFNVIQWLALLTALGGFAWLGVLAALGYLQLPVPAVPIVEGWPVPTVMIAGGALLGVVLAVAAKFIAGAAARARGAAARRRLKTAVESVADRLIVDPVEAELGRLRSFRRALTEAGRQGN from the coding sequence ATGAGCCGCCACAGCACCGCCCGCGAGGCCTCCCGCCTGGAGCGACGGCTTGAAGCGCTCAACGATGCTCTGGGGCTGGCCGCGGGCGCGCTTCCGGAGGAAACCCTGGAGGAAGCGTGCCATGTCATCGACCGAGCGGGCTCGCGGAGGTCGCTGTCCGCCGAGCACACGGTGGTGGGCTTCTTCGGCGCCACGGGAAGCGGAAAGTCCTCCCTCTTCAACGCGGTGAGTGGAGCGGAAATTGCGACGGCCGCAGCCCGCAGGCCCACGACCTCCGAACCGCTTGCCGGTATCTGGGGAGCCGACGGCAGCGAGCCGCTGCTTGACTGGCTCGACGTCCGGAACCGGCACCACGCAGCGCCCGTCGCAGGATTTGCCGATGAAGGCACGGGCCTCATCCTGCTGGACCTGCCTGATTTCGACTCCACCAGGGCGGCGAACCGCGAGATCGTGCAACGGATGGTGGGACTCGTCGACGTGCTCGTCTGGGTGCTCGATCCGCAGAAGTACGCCGACGCCGCGGTGCACAACGATTTCCTGGCGCCCCTCGCCACGCACGGCGCCGTCACCCTTGTGGTGCTCAACCAGATCGACCGGCTGCCTGACCACGAGGTGCGGCCAGTGCTGGAATCACTGCAAGGCATCCTGGCACGCGACGGACTGGGCAAGGTCCAGGTCCTTGGCGCCTCCGCTGTGGCCGGCACCGGCGTGGACAAGGTGCGGGCTGCCATCCGCTCGGTGGCCGTGCAGCGCCAGGCGCTCTCCCAGCGCCTCGCCGCGGACGTCACCCGGGCGGCGGCCCGGGTGGAGGAGGCCTCCGGTGCGGGGGAACCGGCAGGCATCAAGCCGGCCTCCCGGGCGCGGCTGACACAGGAGCTGGCCATCGCGGCCAACGTCCCGCTGGTTGTCGACGCCGTGGTCCGCTCCTACCGGCAAGAGGCCGCCCGGCGGACCGGCTGGCCGGTGACCCGCTGGCTGGTCCGGTTCCGGCCCGATCCGCTGAGGCGGCTCAACCTCCGCCGTGACGGCGCCCGCCCGGAGCTCAACCGGACCTCACTGCCGCCAGCAGGGGCACCGGAGCGGGCGCGGACGGACGCCGCTGTCCGGGAGTTCGCGGATGCTGCGTCCGACGGAGCACCGGGCCCCTGGCGCGCGGTTCTCCGCGGCGCCGCCCGCGAAGGCCGGGAGCAGCTTCCGGACGCCCTGGACCAGGCCATCGCGTCGACGGACCTCAAGGCAGGCCGGAAGTCCTGGTGGTGGACCGTGTTCAACGTGATCCAGTGGCTGGCTTTGCTGACGGCGCTGGGCGGCTTCGCCTGGCTGGGTGTCCTGGCCGCACTGGGTTATCTGCAATTGCCCGTTCCGGCCGTGCCCATTGTGGAGGGGTGGCCGGTCCCCACGGTCATGATTGCGGGGGGAGCGCTCCTGGGCGTGGTCCTGGCGGTCGCGGCAAAATTCATTGCGGGTGCGGCGGCGCGGGCCCGTGGAGCGGCGGCCAGGAGACGGCTCAAAACCGCCGTGGAGTCCGTCGCTGACCGACTTATCGTGGATCCGGTGGAGGCCGAGCTGGGCAGGCTGCGTTCCTTCCGGCGGGCGCTGACGGAGGCCGGCCGGCAGGGGAACTAG
- the leuD gene encoding 3-isopropylmalate dehydratase small subunit: MEKFTTHTGIGVPLRQSNVDTDQIIPAVYLKRITRSGFEDALFAAWRKDLAFILNQEPFSAGSVLVAGPDFGTGSSREHAVWALKDYGFKTVLSSRFADIFRGNSGKQGLLAAELAQDDIELIWKELENAPGSQVTVDLVSKTVECGNIVAPFEIDDYTRWRLLEGLDDIGLTLQHEEDITAYEATRPAFKPKTLPAKLS; the protein is encoded by the coding sequence ATGGAAAAGTTCACCACCCACACCGGGATCGGCGTACCGTTGCGCCAGAGCAACGTCGATACCGACCAGATCATCCCGGCCGTCTACCTCAAGCGCATCACGCGCTCCGGTTTTGAGGACGCCCTGTTCGCCGCGTGGCGCAAGGACCTGGCCTTCATCCTGAACCAGGAGCCCTTCAGTGCCGGCTCCGTCCTTGTCGCCGGACCGGACTTCGGGACGGGGTCTTCTCGGGAACATGCCGTCTGGGCCCTGAAGGATTACGGCTTCAAGACCGTGCTGTCTTCACGCTTTGCGGACATCTTCCGCGGCAACTCCGGCAAACAGGGGCTGCTGGCCGCCGAACTGGCCCAGGACGACATTGAGCTCATCTGGAAGGAGCTCGAAAACGCTCCCGGCAGCCAGGTCACGGTGGACCTCGTGTCCAAGACCGTCGAGTGCGGCAACATCGTGGCTCCCTTCGAAATCGACGACTACACGCGGTGGCGCCTGCTTGAGGGCCTCGACGACATCGGGCTGACCCTCCAGCACGAGGAGGACATCACCGCCTACGAGGCGACGAGGCCCGCCTTCAAGCCGAAGACCCTGCCGGCCAAACTCTCCTGA
- the leuC gene encoding 3-isopropylmalate dehydratase large subunit, whose amino-acid sequence MAKTLAEKVWDAHVVRKGDGEGANAQPDLLFIDLHLVHEVTSPQAFEGLRLAGRKLRRPDLTIATEDHNTPTVDIDKPIADLTSRTQIQTLRNNCEEFGVRLHSLGDAEQGIVHVVGPQLGLTQPGMTVVCGDSHTSTHGAFGALAMGIGTSEVEHVMATQTLSLKPFKTMAINVEGTLRPGVSAKDIILAVIAKIGTGGGQGYVLEYRGSAIRALSMEARMTICNMSIEAGARAGLVAPDQTTYDYMYGRPHAPHGAEWDAAVEYWNTLRTDDDATFDVEVDLDADTLEPFVTWGTNPGQGVSLSAKVPSPEDFGDENAKAAAERALQYMGLEAGTPMKEIRVDTVFLGSCTNSRMEDLRAAADIIRGRSKDPHVRMLVVPGSARVRLEAEAEGLDRVFKDFGAEWRFAGCSMCLGMNPDQLEVGERCASTSNRNFEGRQGKGGRTHLVSPVVAAATAVRGTLSSPSDLDPAPESAAVRIDAA is encoded by the coding sequence GTGGCAAAGACACTGGCCGAGAAAGTATGGGACGCGCACGTGGTGCGTAAGGGGGATGGCGAAGGCGCCAACGCCCAGCCCGACCTTCTCTTCATCGACCTTCACCTGGTGCACGAGGTGACGTCGCCGCAGGCATTCGAGGGCCTGCGCCTGGCCGGGCGCAAGCTCCGCCGGCCGGACCTCACAATTGCCACCGAGGACCACAACACGCCCACGGTGGACATCGATAAGCCTATCGCGGACCTGACCAGCCGGACCCAGATCCAGACCCTGCGCAACAACTGCGAGGAGTTCGGCGTGCGCCTGCATTCCCTGGGCGACGCCGAGCAGGGAATCGTCCATGTGGTGGGACCGCAGCTGGGCCTCACCCAGCCGGGCATGACGGTGGTCTGCGGTGACTCGCACACCTCGACGCACGGCGCGTTCGGTGCGCTCGCCATGGGCATCGGCACCTCCGAGGTGGAGCATGTCATGGCCACCCAAACGCTGTCCCTGAAGCCGTTCAAGACCATGGCGATCAACGTCGAGGGCACGTTACGTCCGGGAGTTTCCGCCAAGGACATCATCCTGGCGGTCATCGCCAAGATCGGCACCGGCGGAGGCCAGGGCTACGTGCTGGAATACCGCGGCTCCGCGATCCGTGCGCTGTCCATGGAAGCCCGGATGACGATCTGCAACATGTCCATCGAGGCGGGTGCCCGGGCTGGTCTCGTCGCGCCGGACCAGACCACGTACGACTACATGTACGGCCGCCCCCACGCACCGCACGGCGCCGAATGGGACGCCGCGGTCGAGTACTGGAACACGTTGCGCACCGACGACGACGCCACCTTCGACGTCGAGGTGGACCTCGACGCTGACACTCTGGAACCGTTTGTGACCTGGGGGACCAACCCCGGGCAGGGCGTGTCCCTGTCCGCGAAGGTGCCCTCGCCGGAGGACTTCGGCGACGAGAACGCCAAGGCTGCCGCGGAACGCGCGCTGCAGTACATGGGCCTTGAGGCAGGTACTCCGATGAAGGAGATCCGGGTGGACACTGTCTTCCTGGGCTCCTGCACCAACTCCCGGATGGAGGACCTCCGGGCAGCCGCCGACATCATCCGCGGCCGCAGCAAGGACCCGCATGTGCGGATGCTCGTGGTTCCCGGTTCCGCCCGGGTCCGCCTTGAGGCAGAAGCTGAGGGCCTGGACCGAGTGTTCAAGGACTTCGGAGCCGAATGGCGTTTCGCCGGTTGCTCGATGTGCCTGGGAATGAACCCGGACCAGCTGGAGGTGGGGGAGCGCTGCGCCTCGACGTCGAACCGCAACTTCGAAGGCCGCCAGGGCAAGGGCGGACGCACGCACCTGGTTTCGCCGGTAGTGGCCGCAGCCACGGCTGTCCGCGGAACCCTGAGCTCGCCGTCGGACCTGGACCCCGCTCCGGAATCCGCCGCCGTCCGCATCGACGCAGCGTAG
- a CDS encoding IclR family transcriptional regulator, which produces MDNSSGVGVIDKAAHVLDALEAGPTTLAQLVAATGLARPTVHRLALALVHHRLVSRDIQGRFVLGSRLVELASAAGEDRLIASAGPVLMQLRDATGESAQIFRRQGDWRICVASAERPIGLRDTIPVGTQLSMKAGSAAQVLLAWEDHDRLLEGLQAARFTPTVLAGVRRRGWGQSLGEREPGVASVSAPVRGPSGRVIAAVSISGPIERLTRQPGRLHAEVVCNAARVLTDALRKTND; this is translated from the coding sequence ATGGACAATTCTAGCGGCGTCGGTGTCATCGATAAAGCGGCCCATGTGCTTGACGCGCTGGAGGCCGGCCCCACCACTTTGGCGCAGCTCGTTGCTGCCACCGGGCTTGCCCGGCCCACAGTGCACCGGCTCGCCCTGGCGCTGGTCCATCACCGGCTGGTCAGCCGCGACATCCAGGGCCGGTTCGTCCTCGGCAGCCGCCTTGTGGAGCTCGCCTCCGCGGCCGGCGAGGACCGCCTGATCGCCTCGGCCGGTCCCGTGCTGATGCAGCTCCGGGATGCCACCGGCGAAAGCGCGCAGATCTTCCGCCGCCAGGGCGACTGGCGCATCTGTGTGGCCTCAGCCGAACGTCCCATCGGGCTGCGCGACACCATTCCGGTCGGCACGCAGCTGTCCATGAAGGCGGGCTCGGCCGCCCAGGTGCTCCTCGCCTGGGAAGACCATGACCGCCTCCTGGAGGGGCTGCAGGCCGCCCGCTTCACCCCCACCGTCCTAGCCGGAGTCCGACGCCGGGGCTGGGGACAGAGCCTCGGCGAACGCGAGCCGGGGGTCGCCTCCGTCTCCGCCCCGGTCCGCGGCCCGTCCGGCCGCGTCATCGCGGCCGTGTCCATCTCGGGACCGATCGAGCGCCTGACCCGCCAGCCCGGACGGCTGCACGCCGAGGTTGTCTGCAACGCCGCCCGTGTCCTCACGGATGCGCTGCGCAAGACCAACGACTGA
- the murA gene encoding UDP-N-acetylglucosamine 1-carboxyvinyltransferase: MSSVLTIRGGVPLTGRVTVRGAKNLVPKAMVAALLGNEPSVLRNVPEIKDVEVVTSLLQLHGVTVDKDPVTGDLTLDPKGAKTASSTAIDAHAGDSRIPILLCGPLIHAIGEAFIPDLGGCKIGDRPIDYHLNVLRQFGAVVEKRPGGIHISAPGGLKGAKIALPYPSVGATEQVLLSATRAEGITELSGAATEPEIVDLIAVLQKMGAIISVQTDRTIRIEGVRDLGGYNHRALSDRNESASWASAALVTRGDIFVEGASQRDMMTFLNTYRKVGGGMDIQDDGIRFYHRGGKLNPLVLETDVHPGFMTDWQQPLIVALTQADGVSIVHETVYENRFGFTEALIRMGANIQVHRECLGSVPCRFGQRNFLHSAVISGPTQLKGTDIDVPDLRGGFSHLIAALAATGTSRVTGIDIINRGYERFTEKLAGLGADFDITSAE; encoded by the coding sequence ATGAGTAGTGTTCTGACAATCCGCGGAGGCGTCCCGCTGACTGGCCGCGTCACCGTCCGCGGGGCCAAGAATCTTGTCCCCAAGGCGATGGTGGCCGCCCTGCTGGGCAACGAGCCTTCCGTGCTCCGCAACGTGCCTGAAATCAAGGATGTTGAGGTTGTCACCAGCCTGCTCCAGCTCCACGGTGTCACCGTGGACAAGGACCCGGTTACGGGGGACCTGACCCTCGATCCGAAGGGTGCCAAGACGGCGTCCAGCACGGCAATTGATGCCCACGCCGGTGACTCCCGCATTCCGATCCTGCTGTGCGGGCCCCTGATCCACGCCATCGGCGAGGCCTTCATTCCCGATCTCGGCGGCTGCAAGATCGGTGACCGCCCGATCGACTACCACCTGAACGTGCTTCGCCAGTTCGGTGCCGTGGTGGAAAAACGTCCCGGCGGCATCCACATCTCGGCGCCCGGCGGACTCAAGGGCGCCAAGATTGCGCTGCCCTACCCCTCCGTGGGCGCCACCGAACAGGTGCTCCTGAGCGCCACCCGCGCAGAGGGCATCACTGAACTCTCGGGTGCCGCCACTGAACCCGAGATCGTGGACCTCATCGCCGTGCTGCAGAAGATGGGCGCCATTATCAGCGTCCAGACGGACCGCACCATCCGGATCGAAGGCGTCCGGGACCTCGGCGGCTACAACCACCGCGCGCTCTCGGACCGCAACGAGTCTGCCTCCTGGGCGTCCGCTGCCTTGGTGACCCGCGGCGACATCTTCGTCGAAGGTGCCAGCCAGCGCGACATGATGACCTTCCTCAACACCTACCGCAAGGTGGGCGGGGGCATGGACATCCAGGACGACGGCATCCGCTTCTACCACCGTGGTGGCAAGCTCAACCCGCTGGTACTTGAAACGGACGTGCACCCGGGCTTCATGACCGACTGGCAGCAGCCATTGATTGTGGCCCTGACCCAGGCGGACGGCGTGTCGATCGTCCACGAGACTGTCTACGAGAACCGGTTCGGCTTCACAGAGGCGCTGATCCGGATGGGAGCCAACATCCAAGTGCACCGGGAATGCCTGGGCAGCGTCCCGTGCCGCTTTGGCCAGCGAAACTTTTTGCACTCGGCCGTCATCTCCGGCCCCACCCAGCTCAAGGGCACCGACATCGACGTGCCCGACCTGCGCGGAGGCTTCAGCCACTTGATCGCTGCCCTCGCGGCTACCGGCACCTCCCGCGTTACCGGCATCGACATCATCAACCGGGGCTACGAGCGCTTTACCGAGAAGCTTGCAGGGCTCGGCGCCGACTTCGACATCACCTCCGCCGAGTAG